Proteins from one Cryptomeria japonica chromosome 4, Sugi_1.0, whole genome shotgun sequence genomic window:
- the LOC131875134 gene encoding uncharacterized protein LOC131875134 codes for MGQLALYGKIENHLVELLNEVAKSKSLKNNLYTKWDWNLKLAFPNLTIPSLFGNGNPKIPVNPRLNIKWEALEPGWHNINFDGASTGNPGHSGIGCCIRDSEGFCIKEISEDIDLATNNEAEFRVALRGLQLGAELGDKRIHLEGDSLNFIDVVHNNHTPNWHLNLCLRPMVGFLETFEDFWISHIYKEGNVDADRLSKMAIADGGLDLGIWLRHR; via the coding sequence ATGGGCCAGTTAGCCCTctatgggaaaattgagaaccacctggTTGAGCTCCTGAACGAAGTGGCTAAGTCCAAATCGCTGAAAAATAATCTATACACTAAATGGGATTGGAATTTAAAGCTTGCATTCCCAAATTTGACCATCCCCTCGCTTTTCGGTAATGGTAATCCTAAGATACCGGTTAATCCAAGATTGAATATTAAGTGGGAAGCCCTAGAACCAGGGTGGCATAATATTAACTTCGATGGTGCCTCTACAGGGAATCCAGGGCATAGTGGTATTGGATGTTGTATTAGAGATTCTGAAGGCTTCTGCATTAAGGAAATTTCTGAAGACATCGATCTGGCCACTAACAATGAGGCTGAATTTCGGGTTGCATTAAGAGGTTTGCAATTGGGGGCTGAGTTGGGGGATAaaagaatccatttggagggtgattcattaaATTTTATCGATGTTGTTCATAATAACCATACCCCCAATTGGCATCTCAACCTATGCCTTCGACCTATGGTGGGTTTTCTTGAGACCTTTGAAGATTTTTGGATCAGCCATATCTATAAAGAAGGCAATGTGGATGCAGATAGACTATCTAAGATGGCAATTGCAGACGGTGGTCTTGATCTGGGCATTTGGCTCAGGCATAGGTGA